The Megasphaera stantonii genome includes a window with the following:
- the topA gene encoding type I DNA topoisomerase, with amino-acid sequence MLEFPIKRTIIIDDTKKKKRGRKKKDDGEKMVINGTVNLPEKKPLKKMDPLPKNAKNLVIVESPAKAKTIERFLGSSYKVMASRGHLRDLPRNQFGVNIEDGFTPSYTNMWDKRKLIEELQDEFIRSKKVYLATDPDREGEAISWHLAHLLEIDPKDACRVMFHEITKKAVLAGMEDPKPIDLKKVDAQQARRVLDRIVGYKLSPLLWKKVCKGLSAGRVQSVAVRLICEREEEIKAFVPEEYWTVGGTYKTEQGLVLTTELVKIDGEKAKISDGDMAQKIAADLQWEQRGEEGREPDRIVKVEKRKRKRQPQPPFTTSTMQQECVSKLNFGAKKTMMLAQQLYEGLDIGEQGHVGLITYMRTDSTRINDDMVQAARDFIMSTYGKEYVPEKARVYKTKQSSQDAHEAIRPTSLELTPHVVSPFLTRDQLRLYTLIWNRFLASQMEAVETEHMAISIASGIYELRAAGYKVLFKGFTELYEDAKKDKTLSELPHIEEGSVVHNQTVEPAQHFTQPPARYTEASLIKTLEEKGIGRPSTYAPIMDTIQNRNYVEKKDKQFIPTELGVIIVDLLKKYFERIINVGFTAHMEEELDDIEQGKDTYTHVLQEFYDVFKPEMDVAEQQMEKVAVAGQDSGQVCELCGAPMVYKFGRFGKFLACSNFPECRNTKAIVEDLGITCPKCGQGSLIKRKSKRGRVFYGCSEYPNCDFVLWNQPIDKKCPVCGSIMVVKHYKKGPDKIFCSNAECENHKKGEAINEE; translated from the coding sequence ATGCTGGAATTTCCGATTAAACGAACGATTATTATTGACGATACGAAGAAAAAGAAGCGGGGCCGCAAGAAGAAAGACGACGGCGAAAAGATGGTCATTAACGGAACCGTGAATCTGCCGGAAAAGAAGCCGCTGAAAAAAATGGACCCCTTGCCGAAAAACGCCAAAAATCTGGTTATCGTGGAATCGCCGGCCAAGGCCAAGACGATTGAACGCTTTTTAGGCAGCTCGTATAAGGTAATGGCCAGCCGCGGCCATCTCCGCGATTTACCGCGCAATCAGTTCGGCGTCAATATCGAAGACGGGTTTACGCCGTCGTATACGAACATGTGGGATAAGCGCAAGCTCATTGAAGAGCTGCAGGACGAGTTCATCCGTTCTAAAAAAGTATATCTGGCGACTGACCCGGACCGCGAAGGCGAAGCGATTTCCTGGCACTTAGCTCATTTGCTGGAAATCGACCCGAAGGACGCCTGCCGCGTCATGTTCCACGAAATTACGAAAAAGGCCGTACTGGCCGGCATGGAAGACCCTAAGCCCATCGATTTGAAGAAGGTCGACGCCCAGCAGGCCCGCCGCGTCCTGGACCGCATCGTAGGGTACAAGTTGAGCCCCCTGCTGTGGAAAAAGGTCTGTAAGGGGCTGAGCGCCGGCCGCGTGCAGTCCGTAGCCGTGCGGCTTATCTGTGAGCGCGAAGAAGAAATCAAGGCCTTTGTGCCGGAAGAATACTGGACTGTCGGCGGGACGTACAAGACCGAACAGGGCCTGGTCCTTACGACGGAGCTGGTGAAAATCGACGGTGAAAAGGCCAAGATCAGCGATGGAGACATGGCTCAGAAGATTGCCGCCGATTTGCAGTGGGAACAGCGCGGCGAAGAAGGCCGCGAACCGGACCGAATCGTCAAGGTCGAAAAGAGAAAGCGCAAGCGTCAGCCCCAGCCGCCCTTTACGACGTCGACGATGCAGCAGGAATGCGTCAGCAAGCTGAACTTCGGCGCTAAGAAGACGATGATGCTGGCCCAGCAGCTGTATGAAGGCCTGGATATCGGCGAACAGGGCCACGTGGGCCTGATTACGTACATGCGTACGGACTCGACGCGTATCAATGACGACATGGTCCAGGCGGCCCGCGATTTCATCATGTCGACGTACGGGAAGGAATACGTGCCGGAAAAGGCCCGCGTATACAAGACGAAGCAGTCCAGTCAGGATGCCCACGAGGCGATCCGCCCGACATCGCTGGAACTGACGCCGCACGTCGTCTCGCCGTTCCTGACGCGGGACCAGCTGCGGTTGTACACGCTCATTTGGAACCGTTTCCTCGCCAGCCAGATGGAAGCCGTAGAAACAGAGCACATGGCCATCAGCATCGCCAGCGGCATATACGAGCTGCGGGCAGCCGGATATAAAGTATTGTTTAAAGGCTTTACGGAGCTGTACGAAGATGCGAAAAAGGATAAGACCCTGTCGGAGCTGCCTCATATCGAAGAAGGCTCCGTCGTTCATAATCAGACCGTAGAACCGGCGCAGCATTTTACGCAGCCGCCGGCCCGCTATACCGAAGCCAGCCTTATCAAGACGCTGGAAGAAAAGGGCATCGGCCGGCCGAGCACGTACGCGCCGATTATGGATACGATTCAAAACCGCAACTATGTGGAAAAGAAGGATAAGCAGTTCATTCCGACGGAGCTGGGCGTCATCATCGTCGACTTGCTGAAAAAGTATTTCGAACGCATCATCAACGTCGGCTTTACGGCTCATATGGAGGAAGAGCTGGACGATATTGAACAGGGGAAGGACACGTATACGCACGTCCTGCAGGAATTTTACGACGTGTTTAAGCCGGAAATGGACGTGGCGGAGCAGCAAATGGAAAAGGTAGCCGTAGCCGGTCAGGATTCCGGTCAGGTCTGCGAACTCTGCGGCGCGCCTATGGTATATAAATTCGGGCGCTTCGGCAAATTCCTGGCCTGTTCCAATTTCCCCGAATGCCGCAACACGAAGGCTATCGTCGAGGATTTGGGCATTACCTGCCCCAAATGCGGCCAAGGGAGCCTGATCAAGCGCAAATCGAAGCGGGGCCGCGTGTTCTACGGCTGCAGCGAATATCCTAACTGCGATTTCGTCCTGTGGAACCAGCCTATCGATAAAAAATGTCCTGTCTGCGGCAGCATCATGGTCGTCAAGCATTATAAAAAAGGACCGGATAAAATCTTCTGCAGCAACGCAGAGTGTGAAAACCATAAGAAGGGTGAAGCCATCAATGAAGAATAG
- a CDS encoding dihydrolipoyl dehydrogenase family protein — protein MNHYDVIVIGTGAANIITDAAQRQGLRIAVVERDRFGGTCLNRGCIPTKIMVTAANVVREMEEARRIGVYADNVRMDWDVITRRLWHKINENSAIKDYYAAFPNVDVYEGTASFTGKKSLHIAMNDGTAQDISGDKIFIGVGARTNIPDLPGLEETGYLTSETLFGSKYPKRPYDSLLIIGGGPIGCEFAHVFNAAGTKVTIVQRNVRLLPKEDEDISAFILKQLTNHGISVRLNQTTLSASVKDGKKCLTVQDKATGETTELYADEILVAPGIRPMTDLLHLEHTDVRTDDRGFIMTNEFLETSAEGIWAIGDVNGQAPFRHKANHEAEILSHNLFSDVPPEQWRWVHYDIVPAVTFTYPEAAHVGLSEASARKKGYDVEIAVNHYSASAKGYAMGLEPGDDDDGFVKLVIDKKTKYILGAHIIGHEASILIQPFVNQLTCGFHTIAPIHEDIASPTAQMLRALPLTRNLAPNPVYTLSETMTPHPALSEVTMWTRYYYEKK, from the coding sequence ATGAACCACTATGATGTCATCGTCATTGGCACCGGCGCTGCCAATATTATTACCGACGCGGCCCAGCGGCAGGGCCTGCGCATTGCCGTCGTCGAACGGGACCGCTTCGGCGGCACCTGTCTGAACCGCGGCTGCATCCCCACGAAAATCATGGTCACGGCGGCCAACGTCGTCCGGGAAATGGAGGAAGCGCGCCGCATCGGCGTCTATGCCGACAACGTGCGCATGGACTGGGACGTCATCACCCGCCGCCTGTGGCATAAAATCAACGAAAACAGCGCGATCAAGGACTATTACGCCGCCTTCCCGAACGTCGACGTCTACGAAGGCACGGCGTCCTTTACGGGCAAAAAGAGCCTGCATATCGCCATGAACGACGGTACGGCCCAGGACATCAGCGGCGACAAGATTTTCATCGGCGTCGGCGCCCGTACCAATATCCCCGACCTGCCCGGCCTGGAAGAAACGGGCTACCTGACATCGGAAACGCTGTTCGGCAGCAAATATCCGAAACGGCCCTACGACAGCCTGCTCATCATCGGCGGCGGCCCTATCGGCTGCGAATTTGCCCACGTATTCAACGCCGCCGGCACGAAGGTTACCATCGTTCAGCGCAACGTCCGCCTGCTGCCGAAGGAAGACGAAGATATTTCCGCCTTTATTTTGAAACAGCTTACGAACCACGGGATTTCCGTCCGCCTCAATCAGACGACCCTTTCCGCCTCGGTCAAGGACGGGAAAAAATGCCTGACCGTACAAGACAAAGCGACGGGAGAGACGACGGAATTGTACGCCGATGAAATCCTCGTTGCGCCGGGCATCCGCCCCATGACGGACCTGCTTCATTTGGAACATACAGACGTACGCACCGACGACCGCGGCTTCATCATGACCAACGAATTCCTCGAAACCAGCGCCGAAGGCATCTGGGCCATCGGCGACGTAAACGGCCAGGCGCCGTTCCGCCACAAGGCCAACCACGAAGCGGAAATCTTGTCGCACAATCTCTTCTCCGACGTGCCGCCCGAACAGTGGCGCTGGGTTCATTACGACATCGTCCCGGCCGTCACCTTCACCTATCCCGAAGCGGCTCACGTCGGCCTCAGCGAAGCCAGCGCCCGCAAGAAAGGCTACGACGTCGAAATCGCCGTGAACCATTACTCAGCTTCGGCTAAAGGATATGCCATGGGGCTGGAACCAGGCGACGATGACGACGGATTCGTCAAGCTGGTGATCGACAAGAAAACAAAGTATATCCTGGGAGCCCATATTATCGGCCATGAAGCATCTATCCTGATTCAGCCCTTCGTCAATCAGCTGACCTGCGGCTTCCATACCATCGCGCCGATTCACGAGGACATCGCCTCGCCGACGGCCCAAATGCTGCGTGCCCTGCCGTTGACCAGGAATCTGGCCCCGAATCCAGTCTACACCCTCAGCGAAACGATGACGCCTCATCCGGCCTTGTCAGAAGTCACCATGTGGACGCGGTACTATTACGAAAAGAAATGA
- the fumC gene encoding class II fumarate hydratase, protein MEYRIERDSMGEVKVPADKLWGAQTQRSFENFQIGTEKIPAELVTVFAYLKKTAALVNKELGAVDGDRADAIASACDDVLAGKLDGNFPLAVWMTGSGTQFNMNMNEVIAHRAMQLLQEQGEDVNVHPNDHVNHSQSSNDIFPTSLHVASLLLIKRQLFPAMDTLYHALHAKAEEYAGIVKIGRTHLQDATPLTLGQEFSGWARMIERNKEMLERGIDFLRDLAMGGTAVGTGINCPEGYDVRFAETLSKLTGETFHTAPNKFHALTSKDELVVVHGMLKALACDLMKIANDVRWLASGPRCGIGEITIPENEPGSSIMPSKVNPTQCEAMTMVAVQVMGNDATVGIAASQGNFELNVFMPVIAYNMVQSIRILSDVMDSFCKHCVVGIQPNLKKIDYNLHQSLILVTGLVPLVGYDKACTIAKTAAKEGLTLRESAVASGWVTGEQFDAAMDPAKLAGVKA, encoded by the coding sequence ATGGAATATCGCATAGAGAGAGACTCGATGGGAGAAGTGAAGGTGCCTGCCGATAAATTGTGGGGGGCCCAGACGCAGCGGAGCTTTGAAAATTTCCAAATCGGCACGGAAAAGATTCCAGCTGAATTGGTGACGGTATTTGCCTATTTAAAGAAAACGGCCGCCTTAGTCAATAAAGAGCTGGGTGCCGTAGACGGCGACAGGGCCGACGCCATTGCCTCTGCCTGCGACGACGTCCTGGCCGGCAAATTGGACGGCAATTTCCCCTTGGCCGTATGGATGACCGGCAGCGGCACGCAGTTCAACATGAACATGAACGAAGTCATCGCGCACCGGGCCATGCAGCTGTTGCAGGAACAGGGAGAAGACGTCAACGTTCATCCGAACGACCACGTCAACCATTCGCAGAGCTCCAACGATATATTCCCTACGTCGCTCCACGTAGCGTCGCTCCTGCTCATCAAGCGTCAGCTGTTCCCGGCCATGGACACGCTGTACCATGCGCTCCACGCCAAGGCGGAAGAATATGCCGGCATCGTTAAGATTGGCCGCACCCACCTGCAGGACGCTACACCCCTTACCTTGGGACAGGAGTTCAGCGGCTGGGCCCGCATGATCGAACGCAATAAGGAAATGCTGGAACGGGGAATTGATTTCCTTCGCGATCTGGCCATGGGCGGCACGGCTGTCGGCACGGGCATCAACTGCCCGGAAGGATACGACGTAAGGTTTGCCGAAACACTCAGCAAGCTGACGGGTGAAACGTTCCATACGGCGCCGAATAAATTCCACGCCCTGACCAGTAAGGACGAGCTCGTCGTCGTCCACGGCATGCTGAAGGCCTTGGCCTGCGATTTGATGAAAATCGCCAACGATGTGCGTTGGCTGGCATCTGGCCCCCGCTGCGGCATCGGCGAAATCACCATTCCGGAAAATGAACCGGGCAGCTCCATCATGCCGTCGAAGGTAAACCCGACGCAGTGCGAAGCTATGACCATGGTAGCCGTACAGGTCATGGGCAACGATGCGACCGTCGGCATTGCTGCCAGCCAGGGCAACTTTGAGCTCAACGTGTTCATGCCGGTAATCGCCTACAACATGGTGCAGTCTATCCGCATTCTGAGCGACGTCATGGATTCGTTCTGCAAGCATTGCGTCGTTGGCATTCAGCCGAATCTCAAAAAAATCGACTACAACCTGCATCAGTCGCTGATCCTCGTTACGGGCCTCGTACCCCTCGTAGGCTATGACAAGGCCTGCACGATCGCCAAGACTGCGGCGAAGGAAGGGCTGACGCTGCGTGAATCGGCCGTTGCCAGCGGCTGGGTTACAGGCGAGCAGTTCGACGCCGCCATGGATCCGGCGAAGTTAGCAGGAGTAAAAGCATAA
- the purD gene encoding phosphoribosylamine--glycine ligase — translation MKVAVIGSGGREHALAWKLAQSKTVEKLYAIPGSAAMAEIAECIDIPVSDLEKIAVYCCGEGIDMLVVGPEVPLTEGLADICQAKGLAVFGPNKAAAQMEGSKAFAKDIMKKYHVPTAAYATFTDGEAAKKYIHEQGAPIVVKADGLAAGKGVVVAQTEEEAVEAVNAMMEDHIFGASGGRIVVEECMVGEEASLLAFVDGKTIVPMISAQDHKRIFDNDEGPNTGGMGAYAPAPVMTPELVKEVEEKILRPVVDGLAQEGIVYQGCLYAGLMITADGPKVVEFNCRFGDPETQAVLPLLDGDLAEIMYACTQGTLTKDMVAWKDASACCVIMASAGYPASSHKGDVISGLDALDDTAMVFHSGTAKKDGQYVTNGGRVLGVTAVAPTLKESIDEAYRHVAAIHFDGQQVRSDIGAKGLKHLQ, via the coding sequence ATGAAAGTAGCAGTGATCGGCAGCGGCGGCCGCGAACACGCCCTGGCCTGGAAGCTGGCGCAGAGCAAAACCGTTGAAAAATTATACGCTATCCCCGGTAGCGCCGCTATGGCGGAAATTGCCGAATGCATCGACATCCCCGTATCGGATTTGGAAAAAATCGCCGTATACTGCTGCGGCGAAGGAATCGACATGCTCGTCGTCGGCCCGGAAGTTCCTTTGACGGAAGGCTTGGCAGATATTTGTCAGGCTAAGGGGCTGGCTGTATTCGGCCCGAACAAGGCTGCCGCGCAGATGGAAGGCTCTAAGGCCTTTGCTAAGGACATCATGAAAAAATACCATGTTCCGACGGCGGCGTACGCAACCTTTACCGATGGGGAAGCGGCAAAGAAATATATTCATGAACAGGGCGCTCCCATCGTCGTCAAGGCCGACGGCTTAGCTGCCGGCAAGGGCGTCGTCGTCGCCCAGACGGAAGAAGAAGCCGTAGAAGCGGTTAACGCCATGATGGAAGACCACATCTTCGGTGCGTCAGGCGGCCGCATCGTCGTCGAAGAATGCATGGTCGGCGAAGAAGCGAGCCTGCTGGCTTTTGTCGACGGCAAGACTATCGTTCCCATGATTTCGGCTCAGGACCACAAGCGCATCTTCGACAACGACGAAGGCCCAAACACGGGCGGCATGGGCGCATACGCTCCGGCTCCGGTTATGACGCCTGAACTGGTGAAGGAAGTAGAAGAAAAAATCCTCCGCCCCGTCGTAGACGGATTGGCTCAGGAAGGCATCGTATATCAGGGCTGCTTATACGCCGGCCTCATGATTACGGCCGACGGCCCGAAGGTCGTCGAATTCAACTGCCGTTTCGGCGATCCTGAAACACAGGCTGTACTGCCTCTCCTTGACGGCGATTTGGCGGAAATCATGTACGCCTGCACGCAGGGGACGCTGACGAAAGATATGGTAGCCTGGAAAGACGCTTCGGCGTGCTGCGTTATCATGGCCTCGGCGGGATATCCGGCGTCTTCCCATAAAGGCGACGTCATTTCCGGCTTGGACGCCCTCGACGATACGGCCATGGTATTCCATTCCGGCACGGCTAAGAAGGACGGCCAGTACGTGACGAACGGCGGCCGCGTTCTCGGTGTGACGGCTGTAGCTCCGACCTTGAAGGAATCCATTGACGAAGCGTACCGTCACGTCGCGGCTATCCACTTCGACGGCCAGCAGGTCCGCAGCGACATCGGCGCGAAGGGCTTGAAGCATTTACAGTAA
- a CDS encoding IMP cyclohydrolase: MKVKRALISVSDKTGVVELGKALADMGVEIISTGGTMRALKEAGVPVMAVQDVTGFPEMMDGRVKTLNPKIHGAILAVRDNPEHVQAMKDHDITPIDLVVVNLYPFQQTIAKPDVTLAEAIENIDIGGPCMVRASAKNNKYVAIVTNPAKYGEIIDILRKDGEFSDEYRLELAQEAFHHTAVYDTAIAEYLAGQVAKGAAK, from the coding sequence ATGAAGGTTAAACGCGCGCTCATCAGCGTATCCGATAAAACGGGCGTCGTCGAATTAGGCAAGGCTCTGGCCGATATGGGCGTTGAAATCATTTCTACAGGCGGCACGATGCGGGCTCTGAAAGAAGCCGGCGTACCGGTCATGGCCGTACAGGACGTTACGGGCTTCCCGGAAATGATGGACGGCCGCGTCAAGACGCTGAATCCGAAAATCCACGGCGCTATCTTGGCCGTCCGCGACAATCCGGAACATGTCCAGGCCATGAAAGACCACGACATTACGCCGATCGATCTGGTTGTCGTCAACTTGTACCCCTTCCAGCAGACTATTGCCAAACCGGACGTCACGCTGGCCGAAGCCATTGAAAACATCGATATCGGCGGCCCCTGCATGGTCCGGGCGTCGGCTAAGAACAATAAGTACGTAGCTATCGTTACGAATCCGGCTAAATACGGCGAAATCATCGACATCCTCCGCAAAGACGGCGAATTCAGCGACGAATACCGTTTGGAACTGGCGCAGGAAGCGTTCCATCATACGGCCGTATACGACACGGCCATTGCCGAATACCTGGCCGGCCAGGTTGCGAAAGGAGCTGCGAAATAA
- the purN gene encoding phosphoribosylglycinamide formyltransferase, translated as MTKKRMVIFASGRGSNAVALHDAVEAGAINAEVKALVCDIPGAPVMDRAREWGVPVILADRKQFGSKAEFEQFILDQIAPYQADVICLAGFMRLLSGDFISRYEHKIINIHPALLPSFRGLHAQRQALEAGVKIAGCTVHFVVPDMDAGPIILQSSVPVMDDDTEDTLAARILTKEHPTFIKAVSLFCDDKLRIEGGVVKGTQA; from the coding sequence ATGACTAAGAAGCGCATGGTCATCTTTGCTTCGGGCCGCGGCTCCAATGCCGTCGCCCTGCATGACGCCGTGGAAGCCGGCGCTATTAATGCCGAAGTCAAGGCGCTGGTCTGCGATATTCCCGGCGCGCCTGTCATGGACCGGGCCAGGGAATGGGGTGTGCCGGTTATCCTGGCAGACCGCAAGCAGTTTGGCTCCAAGGCGGAGTTTGAACAGTTTATCCTCGACCAGATTGCGCCGTATCAGGCCGACGTCATCTGCCTGGCCGGGTTTATGCGGCTTCTCAGCGGCGATTTCATTTCCCGCTACGAACATAAAATCATCAATATCCATCCGGCATTGCTGCCGTCCTTCCGCGGCCTGCACGCCCAGCGCCAGGCTTTGGAAGCGGGCGTAAAAATTGCCGGCTGCACCGTTCACTTCGTTGTTCCCGATATGGACGCCGGCCCGATTATTCTGCAGTCGTCTGTCCCCGTTATGGACGACGACACGGAAGATACGCTGGCGGCCCGTATCTTGACGAAGGAACATCCTACATTTATCAAAGCCGTTTCTCTGTTCTGCGACGACAAGCTCCGCATTGAAGGCGGCGTCGTCAAAGGCACGCAAGCATAA
- the purM gene encoding phosphoribosylformylglycinamidine cyclo-ligase, translating into MLSNTNKGLTYADAGVDIDAGNKAVELMKDSVKATYRPEVLGDLGGFGGLFSLMNSEIKNPILVSGTDGVGTKLRLAIMMDKHDTVGQDCVAMSINDILVQGAEPLFFLDYIAVGKLDPVQVATIVKGVANACKESGCALLGGETAEMAGFYAKDDYDLAGFGVGIVDREKVITGETIKAGDVLIGLPSTGVHSNGFSLVRKIVFERMNMKLDQYVDELGMTIGECLLTPTRLYPRPCLPIIRNFDVKGMVHITGGGFYENIPRVLPKGVGVEIDVTSWPQLPIFGLLQKWGNVDKREMYRTFNMGIGMIMIVDAKDADAVMANLAERDEKAYVIGKVVDSDVPVTLQGGAFND; encoded by the coding sequence ATGCTCTCGAACACAAATAAAGGATTAACCTATGCAGACGCCGGCGTAGATATCGATGCCGGCAACAAAGCAGTAGAACTCATGAAGGATTCGGTCAAAGCGACGTACCGCCCGGAAGTCCTCGGCGATCTCGGCGGCTTCGGCGGCCTCTTTTCTCTCATGAACAGCGAGATAAAAAATCCGATTTTAGTAAGCGGTACCGACGGCGTAGGCACGAAGCTGCGCCTAGCTATCATGATGGACAAGCATGATACGGTTGGCCAGGACTGCGTAGCCATGTCCATTAATGATATTCTCGTCCAAGGGGCAGAGCCGCTGTTCTTCCTGGACTACATCGCCGTAGGAAAGCTGGATCCCGTACAGGTAGCGACGATCGTAAAAGGCGTCGCCAATGCCTGCAAGGAATCGGGCTGCGCCCTTCTCGGCGGCGAAACGGCTGAAATGGCCGGCTTCTACGCGAAAGACGACTATGACTTGGCCGGCTTCGGCGTCGGCATCGTCGACCGTGAAAAAGTCATTACGGGCGAAACGATCAAAGCCGGAGACGTCCTCATCGGCCTTCCGTCGACAGGCGTCCATTCCAACGGCTTTTCACTGGTCCGCAAGATCGTCTTTGAACGGATGAACATGAAGCTCGACCAATACGTCGACGAATTGGGCATGACCATCGGCGAATGTCTGCTCACGCCGACGCGCCTCTATCCAAGACCGTGCCTGCCCATTATCCGCAATTTCGACGTCAAGGGCATGGTACACATTACAGGCGGCGGCTTCTATGAAAATATTCCCCGCGTGCTGCCGAAGGGCGTAGGCGTGGAAATCGACGTGACGTCGTGGCCGCAGCTGCCGATTTTCGGCCTTCTCCAGAAATGGGGCAACGTAGACAAGCGCGAAATGTACCGCACCTTTAACATGGGCATCGGCATGATCATGATCGTCGACGCAAAAGACGCCGACGCCGTCATGGCTAACCTGGCTGAACGGGACGAAAAGGCCTATGTCATCGGCAAGGTCGTCGATTCGGATGTGCCGGTCACGCTGCAGGGAGGCGCGTTCAATGACTAA
- the purF gene encoding amidophosphoribosyltransferase yields MFYDPIWDKQHEECGVLGIFDKTLDIPRYIYWGLFALQHRGQESGGMALTDGVDIHTYRGMGLISSVFEKGVPDEEGGPIGIGHVRYSTTGSNNPRNIQPLAVYTPMGQLALAHNGNLTNTRALREELDKNGAIFQTTMDSEIIVNLISRSQKETMEERIMESMNRLGGAYSLVLMTKDKLYGARDPYGFRPLCIGRTDGGGWVLASETCALDAIGATFVRDVQPGEFVEITEQGVKSRIFATVDRKQICSFEYIYFARPDSTIDGQDVYQARLNMGKEMWNETQYDADLVISVPDSGNTAAIGYSQASGIPFRHGLIKNRYMGRTFIKPNQKQRELAVRMKLNVVKSVVKGKRIVMVDDSIVRGTTSGIICKLLREAGAKEVYMCVSAPPIKYPCFYGIDTSVRKELIASTLNVEQIQKYIGVDKLHFISIEGLSRAISNIPREDMCLACFNNDYPTAIPTANEEGEKYALEHK; encoded by the coding sequence ATGTTTTACGATCCGATTTGGGATAAGCAGCATGAAGAATGCGGCGTATTAGGTATTTTTGACAAAACTCTGGATATTCCCCGCTACATTTACTGGGGGCTGTTCGCCCTGCAGCACCGCGGACAGGAAAGCGGCGGCATGGCCTTGACCGACGGCGTAGATATTCACACCTACCGCGGCATGGGCCTTATCAGCTCGGTATTTGAAAAAGGTGTTCCCGACGAAGAAGGCGGCCCCATCGGCATCGGCCACGTCCGCTATTCGACGACGGGCTCCAATAATCCCCGCAATATCCAGCCGTTGGCCGTGTATACGCCTATGGGACAGCTGGCCCTGGCTCACAACGGCAACCTGACCAATACGCGCGCCCTGAGGGAAGAACTGGATAAAAACGGCGCCATCTTCCAGACGACCATGGACAGCGAAATCATCGTCAACCTGATCAGCCGCAGCCAGAAGGAAACGATGGAAGAACGCATCATGGAAAGCATGAACCGTCTCGGCGGAGCCTATTCCCTCGTGCTGATGACCAAGGATAAATTGTACGGCGCCCGCGATCCCTACGGCTTCCGTCCGCTGTGCATCGGCCGGACCGACGGCGGCGGCTGGGTATTGGCGTCGGAAACGTGCGCTCTCGACGCTATCGGCGCGACCTTCGTCCGCGACGTACAGCCCGGCGAATTCGTGGAAATTACGGAACAAGGCGTAAAATCGAGAATCTTTGCAACAGTAGACCGCAAACAAATCTGTTCCTTTGAATATATTTATTTTGCCCGTCCGGACAGCACTATTGACGGACAGGACGTATACCAGGCCCGTCTGAATATGGGCAAGGAAATGTGGAATGAAACGCAGTACGACGCTGATCTGGTCATTTCCGTGCCGGACAGCGGCAACACGGCGGCTATCGGCTATTCCCAGGCTTCGGGCATTCCGTTCCGCCACGGCCTCATCAAAAACCGTTACATGGGCCGTACCTTCATCAAACCGAATCAGAAGCAGCGCGAACTGGCTGTGCGCATGAAGCTGAACGTCGTCAAATCCGTCGTAAAGGGCAAGCGCATCGTCATGGTCGACGACTCCATTGTCCGCGGCACGACGAGCGGCATTATCTGCAAGCTCCTGCGCGAAGCCGGAGCGAAGGAAGTCTACATGTGCGTGTCGGCGCCGCCGATTAAATATCCCTGCTTCTACGGCATCGACACGTCGGTCCGCAAGGAACTCATCGCGTCGACTCTCAACGTAGAACAGATACAGAAATACATCGGCGTAGACAAGCTGCATTTCATTTCCATCGAAGGCCTGAGCCGTGCTATTTCGAATATTCCGCGGGAAGATATGTGTCTGGCCTGCTTCAACAACGACTACCCGACGGCCATTCCCACGGCGAATGAGGAAGGAGAAAAATATGCTCTCGAACACAAATAA
- the purE gene encoding 5-(carboxyamino)imidazole ribonucleotide mutase, with amino-acid sequence MKVGIIMGSDSDFPIMKKAVDVLKEFGVEYEVLLASAHRTPAAVRDFASGAEERGISVIIAGAGMAAHLPGVVASFTTLPVIGVPLESGSLKGMDALLAIVQMPSGMPVATMAVNGAKNAALLALQIGAVSDPALAAKYKAYREDMANQVMEKNKKIQEAVQAL; translated from the coding sequence TTGAAGGTCGGCATTATTATGGGAAGCGATTCAGATTTTCCGATCATGAAAAAAGCGGTTGATGTGTTGAAAGAATTTGGCGTAGAGTACGAAGTATTATTGGCTTCGGCCCACCGGACGCCGGCTGCCGTGCGGGACTTCGCCTCCGGCGCGGAAGAACGGGGCATCAGCGTCATCATCGCCGGCGCCGGCATGGCGGCTCATCTGCCCGGCGTCGTCGCCAGCTTTACGACGCTGCCGGTTATCGGCGTGCCTTTGGAAAGCGGCAGCCTGAAGGGCATGGACGCCCTGCTGGCTATCGTGCAGATGCCGTCGGGCATGCCTGTAGCGACGATGGCCGTAAACGGCGCGAAAAACGCGGCCCTGCTGGCTCTGCAGATCGGCGCGGTCAGCGACCCGGCGTTGGCTGCAAAATACAAAGCCTACCGCGAAGACATGGCGAACCAGGTCATGGAAAAGAACAAAAAGATTCAAGAAGCCGTACAGGCGTTGTAA